One part of the Chryseobacterium mulctrae genome encodes these proteins:
- a CDS encoding OmpA family protein, whose protein sequence is MKLSLAIVALALAVPTVSYAQDSIAVVSTDEYPNTFSSGSANISPFTQKSKRFNDWAVSFGAGVPLLQSGDLTSIKNGNGKNLFGYSAYVSVDKAITHAFGINLQYDRGETRQGWFNTKDPAPSANLNKVGARTQYDAISLLGDINFSNLLRRVDNKSTYRWALHGYAGIGTIAYRAYQKDANGQRLMTEIKPFKFGSFFGQAGAGLKFKVNRRLDLEGRLMYVYTGDDEFDGGGAQYSAINQREEQVSDNFFNATIGLSLKLGKHESHLMWHDPLQEIYYKLDVLANKNQDIEVCKKGDADNDGVCDDWDRQLDTPAGARVDGAGVALDADLDGVIDLHDKCVTVPGPVENQGCPLTPTTPVGPIDETVTNMEGIEFDLNSDRILPNNTPILNNAVNYINSSNGTYTVIGATDTRASDEYNQKLSERRANSVKNYLIKNGVDSSKLNAVGRGEKDLKYPECDPATKCPEWKNRANRRVYFEAK, encoded by the coding sequence ATGAAATTAAGTTTAGCAATTGTCGCCTTAGCATTAGCTGTTCCTACAGTGAGCTATGCACAAGATTCAATAGCCGTAGTTTCTACCGACGAGTATCCAAATACATTTTCATCTGGTTCTGCCAATATTTCACCTTTCACTCAAAAGTCCAAAAGATTTAATGATTGGGCAGTGTCATTTGGTGCAGGTGTACCCTTGCTGCAATCAGGAGATTTAACGTCTATTAAAAACGGTAACGGTAAAAATCTTTTTGGTTATTCTGCTTATGTAAGTGTTGACAAAGCAATTACCCATGCTTTCGGAATTAACTTACAATACGACAGAGGAGAAACCAGACAAGGTTGGTTTAATACAAAAGATCCTGCCCCTTCTGCTAATTTAAATAAAGTTGGTGCAAGAACGCAATATGACGCAATCTCTTTATTAGGTGATATTAACTTTTCAAATCTTTTAAGAAGAGTTGATAACAAATCTACTTACAGATGGGCATTACATGGTTATGCAGGTATCGGTACAATTGCCTATAGAGCATATCAAAAAGACGCAAACGGACAAAGATTAATGACAGAGATTAAACCATTTAAATTTGGTTCATTCTTTGGACAAGCAGGAGCCGGTCTTAAATTTAAAGTAAACAGAAGATTAGATCTTGAAGGAAGACTAATGTATGTTTACACAGGTGATGATGAATTTGACGGTGGTGGAGCTCAATACAGCGCTATTAATCAAAGAGAAGAACAGGTTTCTGATAACTTCTTCAACGCTACCATTGGTCTATCTTTAAAATTAGGGAAACACGAATCTCACCTAATGTGGCACGATCCATTGCAGGAGATTTATTACAAATTAGATGTTTTGGCTAATAAAAACCAGGATATTGAAGTTTGTAAAAAAGGAGATGCTGATAATGATGGAGTTTGCGACGATTGGGACAGACAGCTTGATACTCCTGCAGGAGCAAGAGTTGACGGTGCTGGTGTAGCTCTGGATGCAGATTTAGATGGAGTAATCGATCTTCACGATAAATGTGTAACAGTTCCGGGACCTGTAGAAAATCAAGGTTGTCCATTGACGCCAACTACTCCGGTAGGACCAATCGATGAAACAGTGACCAACATGGAAGGAATTGAGTTTGATTTAAATTCTGACAGAATTTTACCAAACAATACACCAATTCTTAACAACGCTGTAAACTATATCAATTCTTCAAACGGTACTTATACTGTAATTGGAGCAACTGATACCAGAGCTTCTGACGAATACAACCAAAAATTGTCTGAAAGAAGAGCAAACAGTGTAAAAAATTATCTAATCAAAAACGGTGTAGATTCTTCTAAACTAAACGCTGTAGGTAGAGGTGAAAAAGACCTTAAATACCCAGAGTGTGATCCTGCTACTAAATGTCCTGAGTGGAAAAACAGAGCAAACAGAAGAGTTTATTTCGAAGCTAAATAA